The genomic region AGGCGTCGCGGCGCGGTCTCGAACGCACCCTCGATCTCGCCCTCTGGCTCGACATGTACTCCCCGGAGCTGGCCCTGTCCTGAGCTGCCGGAGACCCGGGTCGCGCGGCCGATCTCACGACGACCGGCCGCGCGACATCCCTCAGTGCCCGGACGTCGCCTTCAGGCCCACCACTGCCACCAGCAGCAGACAGACGAAGAAGATACGGGCGGCCGTGACCGGCTCATGCAGCACCACCATGCCCAGCACCGCCGCACCGGCAGCGCCGATCCCCACCCACACGCCGTACGCCGTACCGATCGGCAGCGTCTTCGCCGCCTGCGACAGCAGCATCATGCTGGCCACGATCCCCAGGCCGGTGAACACACTCGGCCACAGCCGGGTGAACCCCTCGGTGTACTTCATCCCGATCGACCAGCCCACTTCCAGCAGACCGGCAACGACCAGCAGAACCCACGCCACGACAGCACCTCCACGACGAAACACGCGAACAACACGGGTGCGTCGTCTTTGCGGAAACCCGGTACGGCGCGTCTCGTCGGGGTCACACCAGCCTAGCAACACACAGCAGAAAGGCCTGGTGACAACGGTCACCAGGCCCACTCACCCCGCACCTGCCTACAGATAGAGCCCGGTCGAATCCACCGAACCCTCGAACCGGTCTGCGGCCACCGCGTGCAGATCCCGCTCCCGCATCAGCACGTAGGCCACACCCCGCACCTCCACCTCCGCACGGTCCTCGGGGTCGTACAGCACCCGGTCACCCGGCTCCACGGTCCGCACGTTCTGGCCGACAGCAACCACCTCGGCCCACGCCAGACGCCGGCCGACCGCCGCCGTCGCCGGAATCAAGATGCCGCCGCCGGACCGCCGCTCGCCCTCGGGCGAATCCGACCGCACCAGCACACGGTCGT from Streptomyces sp. QL37 harbors:
- a CDS encoding co-chaperone GroES, encoding MSNTDDKLPIRMLHDRVLVRSDSPEGERRSGGGILIPATAAVGRRLAWAEVVAVGQNVRTVEPGDRVLYDPEDRAEVEVRGVAYVLMRERDLHAVAADRFEGSVDSTGLYL
- a CDS encoding multidrug efflux SMR transporter → MAWVLLVVAGLLEVGWSIGMKYTEGFTRLWPSVFTGLGIVASMMLLSQAAKTLPIGTAYGVWVGIGAAGAAVLGMVVLHEPVTAARIFFVCLLLVAVVGLKATSGH